In the genome of Rubripirellula tenax, one region contains:
- a CDS encoding TadE/TadG family type IV pilus assembly protein yields MKRSSKSNQRRGTTAVEFAMVAPLLFLFFFAAMEFVRVAMIRHTADNAVYEGCRIGIIPGATNAEIRTETLRIMSSLGVNNVTLNVTPALIDDRTDEVTVQIEIPLDSNSYVPNKFVAGRSIVRELTLRREGNR; encoded by the coding sequence ATGAAACGCTCTTCAAAATCGAATCAACGCCGAGGCACCACCGCAGTCGAATTTGCGATGGTGGCACCGCTGTTGTTCTTGTTCTTTTTTGCGGCAATGGAGTTTGTCCGCGTCGCGATGATTCGCCATACCGCCGACAACGCCGTATACGAAGGATGCCGGATCGGAATCATTCCCGGTGCGACAAACGCGGAAATTCGAACCGAGACCCTTCGCATCATGAGCTCGCTCGGGGTCAACAATGTCACTTTGAACGTGACACCGGCATTGATCGATGACCGAACCGACGAAGTCACCGTGCAAATCGAAATCCCCCTGGATTCCAACAGCTACGTGCCCAACAAATTCGTCGCCGGACGGTCGATCGTCCGCGAACTGACGCTCCGCCGTGAAGGCAACCGATAG